ATGCCGAAGCCCGAGGCGTTTTGCTTCTTCTTCATCACCGTCGAGCGGTACGAGGATTTGGAGCCGCTCGTGGATCGCTTGCGTCCGTTGCGCATGGCGGGAATCATCACCTCGGCGCTGCATATCGGAAACGATCTCCGCATACTGAGTTCCAAGCGTAACTATCCGTGGGCGGAGACCGGTGGCAAGACTCCATTGCCCGAAGATGTGCGCGCGCAGATGCGCAAGACCTACGGCATAAGCGCGTGGAACGCGGGCGGAGCATTGACCGGACCTGCGGGCCATGTGCGGTCCGCGAAAAAGGCGCTGCGCAATGCCGTGCGAGGCTTGGGAAAGCTGGTCTTTGTCGACGACACGAAGCTGGCATTGGCGGGAGCGGTTATCCGCGGCATGCAACGCTTCGGCTTGGGCGGAAAGTTCGCGGAGATGCTTGAATCCTTGAATCCGGTGTATGCCACCCTGAAGGGACGGCCAACGGAAGACGCCCTGCGTGGATCGATGTGGCGATTGCGTCAAGCACCGCCGAAATCCTCGTCTGATCCGCTGGAGCACGGGGCCGGTCTATATTGGCTTTCGCCCGCGCTGCCAATGACCGGACGGGACGCGCTGCGGGTTATGGCCATCGTAGAGCCCGTCTTCGCCCAACACGGGTTCGAGCTGCTGGCCACGTTTACGATGATCAACGAGCGGGCCATGATCGCCATACTTAATGTGGCGTTCGACAAGGCGGTCGAAGAAGAAGCTCAACGGGCGGAAGTCTGCTACCACGCGGCGTTTGAGGCCCTGATGAAGGAAGGGTATGTGCCTTACCGTGTGGGACTGAGCGGTTTGCCGAAGCTGTACGACCCAAACGATGCGTTTTGGCGCGTGGCGGGGCAGATTAAGCTCGCCCTTGATCCCGATGACATCATCTCACCGGGACGGTACATTGCGAAACTGCGCTGATGCGGAAGGATACAAAAGCGGCGCGAGTCATATGATGCTCCGACTCGCGTCTCTATGCGTCCGTCGATATACTTCACGTCGCCCCAGGATAATTGGCAAGGGAGTCAAGGCATGGTTTGGCGCGACAGCACGGTCCTAATCACCGGCGGGACGGGTTCATTCGGAAAGGCATTTGCCAAGCTATTACTTGCAGAACACAATCCGCGCAAGGTGATCATCTACAGCCGGGATGAATTGAAGCAGCACGAAATGTCTCATGGCCCCGGTTTTGACGACCCGCGGATAAGGTACTTCATCGGAGACGTACGCGATCGGGAGCGGCTCTATCGCGCGACGGACGGAGTAGACATCATCGTGCACGCGGCGGCCATGAAGCAGGTGCCTGCGTGCGAATACAATCCGCTCGAAGCCGTGAAGACCAATATCGACGGGGCCAAGAACATCATTGATGTCGCCATCGACAATGGCGTGAAACGCGTGGTCGCGCTTAGTACGGACAAGGCGGTGAACCCGGTGAACCTGTACGGGGCCACGAAACTCGTGGCGGAAAAGCTGTTCGTGCAGGGGAACTCCTATGCGAGCGGCGGCGGCACGAAGTTCAGTTGTACGCGCTATGGCAATGTGGTGGGCAGTCGCGGCAGTGTGATTCCCTTGTTTCTACAGCAGCGCGCCGAAGGGGAATTAACGATTACCGATGAACGGATGACGCGCTTCTGGCTGACGCTGGATCGAGGGGCGCGGTTTGTGATCGAATGCGGCGGGCGCATGCAGGGAGGTGAAGTCTTTGTGCCCAAGATTCCAAGCATGCGACTGGTCGATTTGGCGGAAGCTGTCGCGCCAGGATGCAAGAGGCGTGTGGTCGGCATTCGCCCCGGGGAAAAGCTTCACGAGATGCTCGTGTCAAGTGACGAGTCGTATCACACCTGTGAGCACGAAGACATGTACGTGATTGAACCGGTTATGCCGTGGTGGAGAAACGAATTGCCACAGCAGGGGAAACCCATGGAACCCGGTTCAAAATTCTCCAGCGACGAAAACTCCGAATGGCTGTCTGTCGAATCGCTGCGTCAGATCATTGAAGTTAACAGAACGATAGACGCTGAGTGATTGTCTGCTTAACGGATGATGACCGAGCTGCGCGTTGTGTCGTACATGGACGGATCGGGGAGATTTTCCTCGAAGATCGACACACCATGCTCTTTCCGAAGCTGGTCCATAACCTTGGCGTATAAAATGAGCGGCGCGAGCGCTTCCTTGGACTCTTCCAACGTCTTCTGCGTTTCGGGAACCTCATCCACAACTTGGGCCACAAGAAGCGATTCGGGCAACTGCTCAAGAATTTGCTTGCCTTGCGCATCCAGGCGGCCGCGTTCCCATCCTTGGATGAATATCGGTCCTACGATATCTCCGGGCTTCGATTCCGCCGCCTGTTGCCAGAATCCCGCAAACTTCTGATTGCGAGGATCGTGCGACAGTTGCGCCTCCAGGATGTCCGCTTTGGCGTTGGCCAAGGACTTGGCCACGTCATCGATCGATTCGCCCGCATGCAACCTGCCCACGATCGACGCGGCAATTGAGCCAGCCTCCGGATTCGAGGCCGGCACAAAAACGCCCCTGAAACTCACTTTTTCGTAGTGTTTGAGGTCTTGCTTTCGAGTCTCGTATTCACTCTGATACTCTTCGTCGAGAATTTGGATTAGTCCGCTTTTCATTGCCTCGTCGATGCGAAAGGCGACGGCTTGTTCCGCCTCCAGTTTCTCCAATTCCTTGTCTATCCCCAATTCGCGCTCCTGCTTCATGTATTCGATATCGCGTTGGGTCAATTTGTACTCTTCGGGATTGCCGATCATGCCGACTTGCTCGGGGTTCTTGATAAGGTAGATGCGCTCTGCCAATTCACGAGGCACGTGAATCTTGCCCTGATCTTTAAGAGATTTCGCCAGTTCGTTCTTCAGGCGCATGTCGATGTAATTCTGAAGGGCCTTTAAAAGGTCGCCCCGGGTCTTGATAGTGGGGCGCTCGTCCGGATCCATGTCGTGGAGAATCTTGGTCAAATCGCCGCGGGTGATCGGCTTCCCGTCCATCGTGGCAATCCGGATGCGGTTCTTGTCTGCAATGTACCCACAACCGGCGCCCCACACCATTGCAAATAGAGCAAGCCAGAGTGCGAGACGCGTTCTTCCGTCCTTGACCACGGGGAATCTCCATCTTGAGGTTGTACTTATCCGACCCATTCAGTCTACCATTCGATACGTATCCGAGCAATTTGGTGGTTTGGAGTTCGCGTGCCCAGGCTTGGAGCCCGTGAAAGATTGGAGGGATTCGCAACCATGCCGTCGAGCAACCCCATCACGTCAATGAGCGCGGCCCGAGCCATAGCCGTGGGCCTGTTGATGTCCACCATTATGTACAGCATCGCAGGCACGGCACTGCTCATGCTCGGCATTTTACCCAGAGAGGGTATCGCTGACTTACCTGCCGAAACCGATACGATAGTCAACACGGCATTGACCGTGGCAGGGTTTTTGGCCGTCGCGTTATCCGTGCCCATTCGCAAGGTGTTAGATGGACAGGCCCCGTCTGGAAGCGCGGGCTTTCCGATACGCGCGCGCAACATGATTGTCGGTATGGCACTATCTGAAGGCGCGGGCGCGATGGGACTCGTCACCGCGATTTTGACGGGTAGTCTTTCTATTCCGATGATTCTCTGGGGGGCGGCGATCGGCGGATGCGTGCTGCATTTCCCGACGCAACGCATGCTGGATGATTCGGGCAGTGACCGCCGTTAGTGTGTTCGGGGTTGTATTGCCCATGTTGGAGGCCGATGGACAAAGCGCGGCGCGCATAAGAAACGATGATTACCTCGTTTCGACGAATGATGCTGCTTTTCTACGGCGGGTCCATTCTATTTGTGGCCCTCGTGGCGTGCGTCGCCATTTATCTGCACATATCGAGAGACAACGGGAGCCCCGCAGACCCTGTCCTGAGTGGGGAATTGGCGGAACGTGAGTCCGATTTGAAAGGACTCATTCCTTCTCAGGCCGCTGTTGCGCTATTCGCCCAGTCTCCTCAAGCCGTCTTCGACGCCTGGGGGGCGATCTCCACGCAGTTACTTGGAGAGGATGTGGCGTCAGCCTGGCTCTCGGGTACTTTTGGAGACGGCGAATCCTTGTCGTCCATACTTGCGCGATACTCCGTGAAACCAGATGCTCCGATTGCTGTTATGTTGGAATTCGCTCCAGTGGAGCGGCAATTTGAGACACACTTTGCCGTAGTGCTTCGCTGTTCCGATTCGTCCGGCTTTGTGAACTCAGCCTGGCCGATGCGCACGTCCGCTGTTACTGCGCCGAGATTGCTTGCCGAGCGCGATGGATATGCGCTTATTCTGCACGGTTCGCTTGCATGCGCGGCGTGGGATGATTGGATTGCCATTTCCGATTCCACAGACTTCGTGTCTGACGTTGCCGAGGGATTCTTGGAGAACGCCGCGCGTCTCGATACGGCGACCATGAGTGATGAGACAATTTCCTGCTTTTTCTACCCGAATCGAGTGCAGGCCGTTTGGCTTCCCATCAGAGCATGGCTGCGCGTCACTTGGCCACCGCTCTCGTCAAAGATCGCCAAATCACTCGATGTGTTGCAGCCAGCCCAAGAGGATCCTGGTCCCATCGTTTCGGCAATCCGCTATTCGGACGAAGAAATGGCCGCACGGGTAACGTGGAGCGTGTCCGATTGTCCACGCCTGGCGGCGATGCTCGGCAAATTGCCGGCGAATGAAACCGAGTTGCTTCCTGCAAACCCCGATTCGGTGGCCGCGGGAGAAATCGTGCTTAGCGGCATGTCGGAGACTCTGTTCCGAAACTGGATGGTGCAGGTAGCTGAAAGTACGCACGACGCCGACGTTGGAGATGCTGTTTCGCGAATCGCGAATTCCATTTCGGGGCGAGTGGCATTTGATATCGGGACATTCGATGCCGAAGAGTATCAAATGCGCACGGCATGGGACTGCGACAACGGTGAAGACACCGTGAGCGCTCTCACGTCGATTCTGCCGGTGGTGCCGGGGGCGGATGCGACGGCGGATACCGGCATTGTCATTCACACGGCGCGCGTCATTCAGCCGGTCTATTTTGCGGTAGCGCAAAATCGCGCATACTTGGCTACAGATCTGAACGATATCCGCGATATGGCGGGAGCCAGAAGCTCTGGTGGAATCCAAGCGGCCGGAGCGTACCGCCTTCGGCTGCGCGTTCGCGGCGCACACCTAGCCCAATCGTTGGAACAGACCTCCACATTTGAATCCTTGGGCCTGCCCGATTCGTTCCGTTCGATGATGTCGCACGTTGCCCAGGGTGAGGTTGTGTGGAGTACTGACCAATCGTCCGAGTCTATCGCGCTGCGAATTGCGTTTGCGCGCCCGAATTAGTCAACAGGCGACGAAGTCGAAGGCTGCCGTAGCGATGTATGTCAGCGTCGCTGTGCAATCCACAGGTCGAACGTGATACTCTCTGTCCGCAAGCGCTGTTCGCACGGGGGGTGCACTTTGTCCACGGCGCGTTTTGACACACGGAGATGAGGGAATGATCCGAGCACGCGTGGTTGGCACCGGCCATTTTTTGCCAGAGAAGGTGCTGACCAATTTCGACCTTGAGAAGATAACAGATACGTCCGACGAGTGGATCCGCCAGCGCACGGGGATCCATCAGCGGCATGTCGTAGCGCCCGGAGAGGGCGCATCGGACCTCGGCATCCAGGCCGGACGACGAGCGCTTGAGGATGCCGGCATGTCTGCCTCCGACATCGACTTGGTGATTTGCTGCACCACGACGGCCGACTACATTTTCCCTGCAACTGCATGCGTTGTTCAGAATGCTCTGGGAATGGCGACAACACCCTCATTCGACATCAACGCGGCGTGTTCGGGGTTCATGTACGGGCTAGCCACCTCGGATTCGTTCATTCGCTCGGGCATGTATAAGAACATCCTGCTTATTGGCACGGAAGTGGCCTCCAACCGCATGAATTTCCAAAAGCGCGACACAGCCGTATTGTTCGGCGACGGCGCGGGCGCGATGGTATTGAGCGCGTCCAAAGGGGACCGCGGAGTATTGACCACCCATCTTTGGTCGGACGGGTCCGGGCGAGAAATTCTGTGGTTTCCAGCGGGCGGCTCCAAGACGCCAATCACCCGCGAGAATATCGATACCGACGTGAATACGATCAACATGAAAGGCAAGGAGCTTTTCAAGCGAGCGGTCGTGGAATTTGTCGCGGCCGTCCAGGTGGCGCTGGAAGCCGCCAATGTGAGTATCGACCAAATCGATCTCTTCATACCGCATCAGGCGAATCAGCGAATCATCTCTGCGGTTGGCGAACGTCTCGGCCTCCCCGAGGAGAAGGTCTTCAGCAACATCGACAAAGTCGCCAATTGCACCGCGGGATCGATTCCGCTTGCATTCGACCAGGCCGTCAAGCAAGGCCTGCTTAAGGAAGGCGCGCTGGTTCTGCTTTCATCCTTTGGCGCCGGATTGACGTGGGCCTCCGCCGTCGTGCGGCTGTAGTTGCTCACGTAGACTCTTGGGAAATCACCGCGGGGCATAGGGCGCGCGCGCGCTCAAAACAACGCTGGGCAGATTCTACTTTGCCGAGGCTGTTTGAAACGCGGCCAATGCCCGCATGGATCAAGGGATCCTCGGAGTCGAGTTTAAGCGCTTCCACGTACGTGGCCAGCGCCCCCATCAAATCTCCCTGTGCGTGCTTGCGTTCCGCATCGATTCGTCGCGCGTGTGCGCGCAGACGATGCTGTACTTCTTCCATCGATGGGGCGAGCGCCGATGCTGTACAAAGGTCCTTCTTAGCTTCAAGCGCCTCACCTTGAACATCAAGTATCCGCGCCCGGTACAGGAGTCCCATGATGGAGCGCGCGTCGCGTGCGATTGCCGACTCAATCAGCAGGCGAGCGTCTTCAATGCGGCCTTGCTTACACGCGATGGCTGCAAGCGCCGTAAACACGTGAGAAGGCGCTGTGCCGAGGCTGGCAATCGGTTCAAGCACATTCCGTGCTTCTTCGAGATGACCCGCATTGAGGTGAATAGTCGCAAGCGTTGTTGACGCGGCCAGGTGATTCGAGTCAATTTGCAGTGCGTGCCGCGCGGCATCGGCGGCTTCTTCTGTTTCACCCAACGCCAACAATTGCTCCGCGAGGTCGTGCCATGCTTTGGGATCGTTGGGACGCCGTGCGATTTTCTCACGCGCGATGGCGAGGTAGAGGCGGGCCTTGGCATCGTTGCGCTCGGCGTAACCATAATGATGAATCAGAATGGGTTCGGCGCGGATGCAACCGCCCAATTCCATTACGCTCTCGGTGATGTTCTCGTGCACCGGCTCGCGATAGCGGTATCCGCGATGGTTGCGGAACAAGCGCAAAAGCGGCGCGGCGATGTAGCCCGAAAACCCGCGCGCCATCGGATCGCCCGGTGTCGCGGCGACCCAGCGCCACGCACGCATTTCATTGCAGTAGTTCGCCAGCGTGACTTCGATGGCATCCGCGCCCTCACCGTCCCGGTCGACCAATTCGCGAATGCGCTGCGCTCCCGCCGCATCAACTACTTCATCGGCGTCAAGGTGCAGGAGCCAATCACCGGTCGCCATGTCGATAGAGTGGTTTCGAGCCGCTGCAAAGTCGTCTTGCCATTCGATGCGGTCTGTGCGCGCGCCAAAGCGTTTCGCTATGGAGACCGTATCGTCTGTTGAGCCGGTGTCGGCGATGACGATCTCATCGGCAATGCTCTGCGCGCTCTCCAGGCAATCGGCAAGGCAATGCGACTCGTTCTTGACGATCATGACGACGCTGAGACGCGGCATGCCGGAGCAACTCCCTGAAATAGTAGCCTTTGCGCGGACTATACCACAGAAGGCATGATGAAGCCTTACGGAAAGGAGCAAGATGACCATCGAAACTGAAAACACCGCGCCGATTCGAGTCGCTTTGGTAACAGGCGGTCATCCATTTGACGTGCCCGCTTTGCACAATCTGTTTCGCAGCCTCACGCGCGTTGATTTCTATCCCCAGCATATGGAGGATTTTGCGGCGGACGTGGGAAGCGTACGCGACACATATGATGTAGTTGTCTTCTATCACATGCTCAAAGAGACGCCGACCGGCGACGAAACATGGTACGCGCAACCTATAAAGGCGGCGGTGGAATCATTAGGCGACACTCCGCAAGGTTTGTTGTTGCTCCATCACGCCATTGTCGCGTACCCGGAATGGGAAGTCTGGCGCAATCTCAGTGGCCTCGATCCCAGGACTTTTCAGGGTTACAGCATCGGGGAGGATGTCCCGGTTCGTGTTGCTTCCTCCGGTCATCCGATACTGCATGGTCTTGAAGATTGGGTGATGCAGGACGAGACCTATGCCATGGATGATCCGCTCGATGCGGAGGACGTCCTTTTGACAACGAGTCATCCGAAGAGTATGAAGGTGCTCGCGTGGACGCGCCGGCACCGGCGCGCTCCCGTTTGTTGTATCCAGCCCGGGCACGGTGGCCATGCGTTCGGCCATCCTGCTTTTCGCCGTCTCGTGGGGCAAACCATTGACTGGCTCGCGATGCAGAGCCGCATAGAAAGGGAAGTAGACCGCAATGCCTGACAACGCCGTGCTCGCCATCGCCTCGCATCCCGACGATATCGAATTGATGATGGGGGGCACTTTTGCCTTGCTTGGCAAGGCCGGTTTTGAGCTCCATTACATGAACATCGCGAACGGCTCAATGGGCACCGACAGGGAAACCCGCGATTCCATCATTGCGCGGCGTACTGCTGAATCACGCGCCGCGGCAGAGATGTTTGGCGCAACGTTCCACGAACCCTTGGTTGACGATCTCGACGTTTATTACGACCGGGTGCTCCCGCGCAAAGTCGGCGCGGTCATACGCGAGGTCAAGCCACGCATCATGCTTGTTCAGTCACCCCAGGATTACATGGAAGACCACACAAATGCGTGTCGATTGGCGGTTTCTGCGGCGTTTTTCCGGGGCATGTTCAACTACGTTACCGACCCGCCGCGCAGCCCGTGGGGCGGCCAGATGACGATCTACCATGCATTGCCGTGGGGTTTGCGCGATCCGTTGCGAAGGGTGGTCCGCGCGGGACTGTACGTAAACGTCGAGTCGGTGTTGAAGCTGAAGCGCGACGCGTTGGCGTGCCACCTGAGCCAGAAGACATGGCTTGACGTGAGCCAAGGGATGGATAGCTACCTGATCGCCATGGAAGAGATGGCAGAGAAGGTGGGCAAGATGTCCAAAGTCTTCACACACGCGGAAGGCTGGAGGCGTCACGTTCATATGGGCTTCTGCGGAGAGCACGACGATCCGCTTCGTGATGCGCTAGGCAGTCTAGCGCACGTCTGCGAGGAATACGAAGCGGAGTTAAACGGTCCGCTAGCCTGAGAGAAAGGCTCTGAATTGGCGCTAAGCCAGCAGGCCGCCTTCGAGCCGGATGAGTTCCTGCTTCCACTCCAAGCCTGCCGCAAAGCCGACCAGGTTGCCGTTGGACGCGAGGAAGCGGTGGCAGGGGATAAGTATCGCGATGCGGTTTTGACCGAGGGCGTGCCCGACGGCGCGAGAAGAGCTCTTGGGTTTTCCCATGGCCTCCGCCAAGCTGCCGTAGGTCGCTGTCTGCCCCCAGCCTATGGTTCTTGCCGTCTCCCATACTTCGCGCTGGAAGGGTGTCGCGTCATCGATGTCTAGAGCAATGTCGCCAAATGTCTCGTGTTGCCCGGAAAAGTACCTCTCCAGGGCCGCATTAAGTCTCCAGACGCGACCGTCATTGACGGAAGAATGGAGAATGCTGCGCCGTTCCACGGGGGTGTCCTGCCGGGGCAATTCGAGCCGGTAGAGGCCTTTCACGGAGAACCATCCGTAGACGGGTCCCCAGGCGTGCTCGTACAAGAAATTGGTCGGTTCAGCCATGTTTCTCTCCATATCCCGCGCGTTTCTCGGAACGTATGGTACACAGAGCACGTACAAATTGGAATTATGAAGACTCTCCGATATAATTCGCCTACTGTCCGGATGACACGAAACTCATTGACTGGAGGAAGTCATGCCTAGAGGTAGTCGTTTTAAGATCGCGTGTATTGGTGCTGGCAACGTGGGCTCCACGGCCGCGCAGTACTGCCTGGATATGGAATTGGGTGACGTAATCCTAACGGACGTGGTCGAGGGGATGCCACAAGGCAAGGCTCTCGACCTTCTGCAAGCGGGTCCTGTACGCCGCTACAGTTGCGACGTGACCGGCACCAACGATTACAAGGATATCGCCGGTGTCGATGTCTGCGTGGTGACTGCGGGTCTGCCCCGCAAGCCGGGCATGAGCCGTCTCGATCTCTTGGAGAAGAACGGGCGCATCATGTGCAGCGTGTGTGAAGGTATCCGAAAGTATGCGCGGGAGAGCGTGGTGATCATCGTGACAAACCCGCTCGATGTGATGTGTTATCTCGCGTACAAGTTGCTCGATTTCCCGCCGAACCGCGTGCTTGGCATGGCGGGTGTGCTGGACAGCGCCCGGATGCGCGCATTCGTGTCGCAAGAGCTCAATGTCAGCATGGAGAGCGTTGACACGATGGTTCTGGGATCGCATGGCGACGACATGGTGCCGCTGCCCGAATTTACAACCGTCTCCGGAATTCCCATTACGCAGCTCATGCCCGCCGACCGTGTTGAAGCCATTATGCAGCGGACTCGCAAGGGCGGAGGCGAGATCGTCTCTCTGTTGAAAACCGGAAGTGCTTACTACGCGCCGGGCGCGAGCGCCGCTCGTATGGTGGAGAGCGTGTTGCGCGACGAAGGACAGATATTGCCGTGCGCGGCATATCTGCAGGGCAAGTATGGACTCACGGATGTCTACGCCGGTGTGCCGTGCCGTCTGGGTAAGGACGGTGTAGAAGACATCATCGAGCTCAAGCTCACTCAAGAACAGTTGGCCGCGCTTCACAAGTCCGCCCAGGAAGTGCGAACGGGCATTGACGAGTTGAAGCAGGTCGGGATTCTCTAAGGAGAAGTCGCCATGCGAAACTCGAACGCAGTTCGATTCAAGCTGCTTGTTGTATTGATGGTGTGTGCCGTGTCGTACGCTCAACAGGCTCAAGTTCCCGAGCCTGTCGAAGATGCAACCATAACGGGACGAATTGAAGGTCTGTTCCTGCTCAACGAGCACTTGAGTCCCTTCAATATCAATACCACCACGTCAAAAGGGGTCGTAACCCTTACCGGCAGCGTTGCCGATGACATCCAGAAGGAACTTGCCAGCGACCTTGCGAAGTCGGTCGAGGGAGTCAAAGAGGTCGTCAACAACATAACCGTCGTCGGAACCGTGGTGTCGGAGCGTTCTCAACGCTCGTGGCGCGAACGCGTCGATGACAGCACCCTGACGGCGACGATTCGCACGCGCTTGCTCTACAACAAGGAATTGAAGGGGCTAAAGATCGGTGTGCGCTGCGAGGGCGGAACGGTGACGTTGTACGGCGTCGTCGGAAATGAGCTGGAGAAGCAGCACATTGAGGACGTTGTTCGAGAGACCAAAGGTGTCACGAGCGTTAGAAACGAACTCACGGTACAGCCGAAAGAAAAGACGGACATCGTGACGGACGTTGCGCGGACCGCGTCCGACGAGTGGGTTGAGAAGCGCGTTCAGGCGGCTCTTCTCGTGAACAAGTACATCAGCGTGCGTGACCTCAACGTGAAGGTCCGAAACGGGCTCTGCATTCTCACGGGGATTGTGGATTCGCCGAAACAGAAGGAACTGGCCGGCAGTCTGGCCATGAGTATCCTCGGCGTAACCGGCGTTCAGAACGATATCACGCTTTATGAGCCGCCGGCTTTGAGTCCCGCTGCTCCGGCTCCTGCTACTCCTTCGGCAACTACGAATTAGGCAACCGCTAATTTGGATCGAGCCTCTGCTTTCCGCAGGGGCTCGATTACTTTTTCGTCTTGCGTCCACCCAATTCCTTGTGGCGGAAGCAGTGGATCAGATGGTCGTTGACCATCCCAACCGCCTGCATGAAGGCATAGCAGATGGTGGATCCGACAAACTTGAATCCCCTTTTCTTCAAGTCCTTGCTGAGGGCATCGGATTCGGGAGTGCGCGCGGGCACTTCCTTGAGCGCGTGCCACGCGTTAATTCTGGGCGCGCCGCCAACGAAATCCCAAACGTAAGCGTCGAAGGAGCCAAATTCCTTCTGCACGGCCAGGAATGCCTTGGCATTGGCCACAGCGGCCTCCACCTTCGCGCGATTGCGCACGATGCGGGCATCTTGCAGCAGGAGTGCGATCTTCGCTGCATCGAATCGGGCCACTCTCTCTGGAGCAAAACCATCAAAGAGTTCCCGGTACCCGGCTCGTTTGTTCAATATCGTTGACCAGCTTAGACCTGCTTGCGCACCTTCAAGAATGAGGAACTCGAACAGCAGTCGATCGTCATGAACCGGCACTCCCCACTCTTTGTCATGATAGCGGATATACTCGTCACCACGAGCCCACTCACAGCGCTTTTCCATACCCCCTCCTCGCATGCAGCATGAACTCTACAAACTGCTCAGAAGCGATTGAAGCACCGATTTCATTTCTTCGGCATATCCTTTGGGGTCAAGAATCCGAATCGTCGGAACGCTCATGCCGCCTTCTGTCACCAGAGCGGTCTTCCCGTCCGGTTCGAGGCGAAACATCGCGGGCGCAAAATCGAAAGTCTTTCCCTTTCGCCCTGCCGCATCCAGAAATGCCGCCGTACACCACATGTTCCGCTCTTGAGGCCACCATTTTGATTTGGCTTCACTACGGATCGGCGCAGTGAGAGCCTTCACGGGGCCGTCATCTACGACAGGCGTCTTGTCAAGAGCATAGATGAAGAACTGCTGCAATTCGGGACGCACTCTGTCCAAAACATCACTCTGGCGAAATACCCAGAACGATTGACGCGTCTCCGTGCCGAAACAAGGGACCCAATAGATGGGTAGTCCGCTTTCGAGAATGCGTCGATAGGAGTTGAC
This genomic window from Candidatus Hydrogenedentota bacterium contains:
- a CDS encoding FAD-binding oxidoreductase; the protein is MITDALVQWRAVLGDTKVDTRAETLERYGRSTQLRGTHPSCVLYPQSTEEVQAIVNIARTHKAGLYPLSRGKNWGYGDACAPMSGSAIVDLSRMNRIVEVNTELAYAVVEAGVSQGELFDYLEANGTNLWMDCTGAGPGASFVGNTLDHGFGHTRYGDHFASTCGMEVVLADGSVLNTGFGHFPNAKAGRVYPYGVGPYVDGIFCQSNFGIVTKIGMWLMPKPEAFCFFFITVERYEDLEPLVDRLRPLRMAGIITSALHIGNDLRILSSKRNYPWAETGGKTPLPEDVRAQMRKTYGISAWNAGGALTGPAGHVRSAKKALRNAVRGLGKLVFVDDTKLALAGAVIRGMQRFGLGGKFAEMLESLNPVYATLKGRPTEDALRGSMWRLRQAPPKSSSDPLEHGAGLYWLSPALPMTGRDALRVMAIVEPVFAQHGFELLATFTMINERAMIAILNVAFDKAVEEEAQRAEVCYHAAFEALMKEGYVPYRVGLSGLPKLYDPNDAFWRVAGQIKLALDPDDIISPGRYIAKLR
- the pseB gene encoding UDP-N-acetylglucosamine 4,6-dehydratase (inverting), giving the protein MVWRDSTVLITGGTGSFGKAFAKLLLAEHNPRKVIIYSRDELKQHEMSHGPGFDDPRIRYFIGDVRDRERLYRATDGVDIIVHAAAMKQVPACEYNPLEAVKTNIDGAKNIIDVAIDNGVKRVVALSTDKAVNPVNLYGATKLVAEKLFVQGNSYASGGGTKFSCTRYGNVVGSRGSVIPLFLQQRAEGELTITDERMTRFWLTLDRGARFVIECGGRMQGGEVFVPKIPSMRLVDLAEAVAPGCKRRVVGIRPGEKLHEMLVSSDESYHTCEHEDMYVIEPVMPWWRNELPQQGKPMEPGSKFSSDENSEWLSVESLRQIIEVNRTIDAE
- a CDS encoding ketoacyl-ACP synthase III; amino-acid sequence: MIRARVVGTGHFLPEKVLTNFDLEKITDTSDEWIRQRTGIHQRHVVAPGEGASDLGIQAGRRALEDAGMSASDIDLVICCTTTADYIFPATACVVQNALGMATTPSFDINAACSGFMYGLATSDSFIRSGMYKNILLIGTEVASNRMNFQKRDTAVLFGDGAGAMVLSASKGDRGVLTTHLWSDGSGREILWFPAGGSKTPITRENIDTDVNTINMKGKELFKRAVVEFVAAVQVALEAANVSIDQIDLFIPHQANQRIISAVGERLGLPEEKVFSNIDKVANCTAGSIPLAFDQAVKQGLLKEGALVLLSSFGAGLTWASAVVRL
- a CDS encoding glycosyltransferase, translating into MPRLSVVMIVKNESHCLADCLESAQSIADEIVIADTGSTDDTVSIAKRFGARTDRIEWQDDFAAARNHSIDMATGDWLLHLDADEVVDAAGAQRIRELVDRDGEGADAIEVTLANYCNEMRAWRWVAATPGDPMARGFSGYIAAPLLRLFRNHRGYRYREPVHENITESVMELGGCIRAEPILIHHYGYAERNDAKARLYLAIAREKIARRPNDPKAWHDLAEQLLALGETEEAADAARHALQIDSNHLAASTTLATIHLNAGHLEEARNVLEPIASLGTAPSHVFTALAAIACKQGRIEDARLLIESAIARDARSIMGLLYRARILDVQGEALEAKKDLCTASALAPSMEEVQHRLRAHARRIDAERKHAQGDLMGALATYVEALKLDSEDPLIHAGIGRVSNSLGKVESAQRCFERARALCPAVISQEST
- a CDS encoding ThuA domain-containing protein, encoding MTIETENTAPIRVALVTGGHPFDVPALHNLFRSLTRVDFYPQHMEDFAADVGSVRDTYDVVVFYHMLKETPTGDETWYAQPIKAAVESLGDTPQGLLLLHHAIVAYPEWEVWRNLSGLDPRTFQGYSIGEDVPVRVASSGHPILHGLEDWVMQDETYAMDDPLDAEDVLLTTSHPKSMKVLAWTRRHRRAPVCCIQPGHGGHAFGHPAFRRLVGQTIDWLAMQSRIEREVDRNA
- a CDS encoding PIG-L family deacetylase, which encodes MPDNAVLAIASHPDDIELMMGGTFALLGKAGFELHYMNIANGSMGTDRETRDSIIARRTAESRAAAEMFGATFHEPLVDDLDVYYDRVLPRKVGAVIREVKPRIMLVQSPQDYMEDHTNACRLAVSAAFFRGMFNYVTDPPRSPWGGQMTIYHALPWGLRDPLRRVVRAGLYVNVESVLKLKRDALACHLSQKTWLDVSQGMDSYLIAMEEMAEKVGKMSKVFTHAEGWRRHVHMGFCGEHDDPLRDALGSLAHVCEEYEAELNGPLA
- a CDS encoding methylated-DNA--[protein]-cysteine S-methyltransferase, with amino-acid sequence MAEPTNFLYEHAWGPVYGWFSVKGLYRLELPRQDTPVERRSILHSSVNDGRVWRLNAALERYFSGQHETFGDIALDIDDATPFQREVWETARTIGWGQTATYGSLAEAMGKPKSSSRAVGHALGQNRIAILIPCHRFLASNGNLVGFAAGLEWKQELIRLEGGLLA
- the mdh gene encoding malate dehydrogenase, giving the protein MPRGSRFKIACIGAGNVGSTAAQYCLDMELGDVILTDVVEGMPQGKALDLLQAGPVRRYSCDVTGTNDYKDIAGVDVCVVTAGLPRKPGMSRLDLLEKNGRIMCSVCEGIRKYARESVVIIVTNPLDVMCYLAYKLLDFPPNRVLGMAGVLDSARMRAFVSQELNVSMESVDTMVLGSHGDDMVPLPEFTTVSGIPITQLMPADRVEAIMQRTRKGGGEIVSLLKTGSAYYAPGASAARMVESVLRDEGQILPCAAYLQGKYGLTDVYAGVPCRLGKDGVEDIIELKLTQEQLAALHKSAQEVRTGIDELKQVGIL